The Bacillota bacterium genome has a window encoding:
- a CDS encoding ribosomal L7Ae/L30e/S12e/Gadd45 family protein: MIDTLLSKPHVVGIKQVKKVLRENRAEVIITAADAAPTVLMPAVNLAKEKGIPLVEVETMKKLGAACKIDVGAAVVAIIKE; the protein is encoded by the coding sequence ATGATTGACACACTTTTGTCCAAACCACATGTTGTGGGCATCAAGCAGGTCAAAAAAGTGCTTCGTGAAAACCGTGCCGAGGTTATTATAACAGCAGCGGATGCTGCGCCAACCGTTTTGATGCCTGCTGTAAACTTAGCTAAAGAAAAAGGTATTCCACTTGTTGAGGTTGAAACCATGAAAAAGCTCGGCGCTGCATGTAAAATAGACGTTGGAGCGGCAGTTGTTGCAATTATAAAAGAATAA
- a CDS encoding DUF2089 domain-containing protein, producing MIIEKYIAPSTCPVCGGEYEITRLTCKKCNSELTGKFEGCEFCDLSPNEKQFLLTFIKCRGNIKEVEKELNISYPTVRNRLDAIISRLGLEGIKPDTSQERKEVLEKLEKGEITADEAAELIKAIIK from the coding sequence ATAATTATAGAGAAGTATATTGCGCCGTCAACATGCCCTGTGTGCGGCGGTGAATATGAAATAACAAGACTTACGTGTAAAAAATGCAACAGCGAGCTTACTGGCAAGTTTGAGGGATGCGAGTTTTGCGATCTTTCCCCAAATGAGAAACAGTTTCTGCTGACATTTATCAAATGCAGAGGAAATATTAAGGAAGTTGAGAAGGAACTGAATATATCATATCCGACTGTCAGAAATCGCTTGGATGCTATAATTTCTAGACTGGGACTGGAAGGAATCAAGCCTGATACGTCACAGGAAAGAAAAGAGGTTCTGGAAAAACTAGAAAAGGGCGAAATAACTGCAGACGAAGCGGCCGAACTTATTAAAGCAATAATTAAATAA
- the fusA gene encoding elongation factor G, whose product MAREFPLELTRNIGIMAHIDAGKTTTTERILFYTGKTHKIGEVHEGAATMDWMEQEQERGITITSAATTCQWNGHRINIIDTPGHVDFTVEVERSLRVLDGSVTVFCAKGGVEPQSETVWRQADKYHVPRMAYVNKMDIMGADFYRVVSMMKDRLKANAVPIQLPIGSEESFKGIVDLLEMKSYIYYNDLGTDIRVEDIPEDMAERAKEYREAMLDAVASTDDELAMKFLEGEEITVDEIKKALRKATIANEIVPVVCGTSYKNKGVQKLMDAVVDFMPSPLDIPHIKGVNPETGEEEERPTDDNAPFAALAFKIATDPFVGKLCFFRVYSGTVNKGAGVLNSVKDDKERFGRILQMHANHRQDIETVYSGDIAAAVGLKNTTTGDTLCDEKYPIILESMEFPEPVIRVAIEPKTKAGQEKMGIALSKLAEEDPTFRTYTDEETGQTIIAGMGELHLEIIVDRMLREFKVEANVGKPQVAYKETVRKSANVDVKYARQSGGKGQYGHVKIILEPNESGKGYEFINKVVGGAIPKEYIPAVDAGIQGAMLSGVLAGYPVVDCKVTLYDGSYHEVDSSEMAFKIAGSMAFKEAMRKADPVLTEPIMKVDVTVPEEYMGDVMGDLNSRRGQIQGMIARPGFQQIDSFVPLSEMFGYATDLRSKTQGRGSYSMEPSHYTEIPKSIAEAIISGRKKAE is encoded by the coding sequence ATGGCGAGAGAATTCCCGCTTGAACTCACAAGGAATATTGGCATAATGGCACACATTGATGCCGGAAAAACTACCACCACTGAGCGTATTCTGTTCTATACAGGTAAAACTCATAAAATTGGTGAAGTTCATGAGGGTGCCGCTACAATGGACTGGATGGAACAGGAGCAGGAGAGAGGTATTACAATTACTTCTGCTGCTACCACCTGCCAGTGGAATGGCCACCGCATCAATATAATCGACACGCCTGGACACGTTGACTTTACAGTTGAAGTTGAACGTTCACTTCGTGTTCTGGACGGATCGGTAACTGTATTTTGCGCCAAGGGCGGGGTTGAACCGCAGTCAGAGACCGTGTGGAGACAAGCAGATAAATATCATGTGCCGAGGATGGCATATGTAAACAAAATGGACATTATGGGCGCGGACTTTTATCGTGTTGTAAGCATGATGAAAGATAGGCTTAAAGCTAACGCTGTTCCCATTCAGCTTCCTATCGGATCTGAAGAATCATTCAAAGGAATCGTTGATCTTCTAGAGATGAAGTCATATATCTATTACAATGACCTTGGAACAGATATTCGTGTTGAAGATATCCCTGAAGATATGGCTGAACGTGCGAAAGAATACAGAGAGGCAATGCTTGATGCTGTTGCCAGCACCGATGATGAATTAGCGATGAAGTTTCTTGAGGGTGAGGAGATCACCGTCGATGAAATCAAAAAAGCACTTAGAAAAGCGACAATTGCTAATGAAATAGTACCTGTTGTGTGCGGTACTTCTTATAAAAATAAAGGCGTTCAGAAACTTATGGATGCAGTTGTTGATTTTATGCCCTCTCCGCTTGATATTCCTCATATCAAAGGCGTTAATCCTGAGACAGGGGAAGAGGAAGAGAGACCGACTGATGATAACGCTCCTTTCGCAGCTCTTGCATTCAAGATCGCGACAGACCCGTTTGTTGGTAAACTGTGCTTTTTCCGTGTTTATTCCGGAACAGTTAACAAGGGCGCAGGCGTTTTGAATTCAGTTAAGGACGATAAAGAGCGTTTCGGCAGAATTCTGCAGATGCATGCGAACCACAGGCAGGATATTGAAACGGTTTACTCCGGCGATATCGCTGCAGCTGTCGGTTTGAAGAATACAACTACCGGTGATACTCTGTGTGACGAAAAATATCCGATCATACTTGAGTCTATGGAGTTTCCAGAGCCGGTTATCCGTGTCGCAATTGAGCCAAAGACCAAAGCAGGTCAGGAGAAAATGGGCATAGCCCTTTCTAAGCTTGCTGAAGAAGATCCGACTTTCAGAACCTATACTGATGAGGAAACCGGTCAAACGATAATCGCCGGAATGGGCGAGCTTCACCTTGAAATCATCGTTGACAGAATGCTTCGTGAATTCAAAGTTGAAGCTAACGTTGGTAAACCTCAGGTTGCCTACAAGGAAACAGTCAGAAAGTCTGCGAATGTTGACGTTAAATACGCCAGACAGTCCGGCGGTAAAGGTCAGTATGGTCACGTTAAAATCATTCTTGAGCCGAACGAAAGCGGCAAGGGATATGAATTTATTAACAAGGTCGTCGGCGGTGCTATCCCGAAGGAATATATCCCGGCTGTTGATGCAGGTATTCAGGGTGCAATGCTTTCAGGTGTTCTCGCCGGATATCCGGTTGTTGACTGTAAAGTGACCCTTTATGATGGTTCTTACCACGAGGTCGACTCTTCCGAAATGGCATTTAAGATCGCCGGTTCAATGGCTTTCAAAGAGGCTATGAGAAAAGCTGATCCTGTTTTGACAGAGCCGATAATGAAGGTTGACGTTACTGTTCCTGAGGAGTATATGGGCGACGTTATGGGTGATTTGAACTCACGCCGTGGTCAGATTCAGGGCATGATCGCAAGACCAGGTTTCCAGCAGATCGACTCATTTGTTCCACTGTCAGAGATGTTCGGTTATGCGACAGACCTTCGTTCTAAGACTCAGGGACGCGGCTCATATTCAATGGAGCCATCACATTATACCGAGATTCCGAAGAGTATTGCTGAAGCGATTATAAGCGGTCGTAAAAAGGCTGAATAA
- the rpsG gene encoding 30S ribosomal protein S7, with the protein MPRRGSVPVRDVLPDPLYGSKVVTRLINNVMYDGKKGVAQKIVYGAFDIIKEKTGKDPLEVFEAAMENIMPVLEVKARRVGGATYQVPIEVRPARRQTLGLRWLTVYSRARGEKTMRERLANELLDAINNTGGSVKKKDDTHKMAEANKAFAHYRW; encoded by the coding sequence GTGCCGAGAAGAGGTTCAGTTCCCGTAAGAGATGTGCTGCCAGACCCATTGTACGGCAGTAAGGTGGTTACTCGCCTTATCAATAACGTTATGTATGACGGCAAGAAGGGCGTAGCACAGAAAATAGTGTACGGTGCATTTGATATAATTAAAGAAAAAACAGGTAAAGATCCATTAGAAGTTTTCGAGGCGGCTATGGAAAACATCATGCCGGTTCTTGAAGTTAAAGCAAGACGTGTCGGCGGTGCTACTTATCAGGTTCCTATAGAGGTAAGACCTGCTAGAAGACAGACACTGGGGCTTCGCTGGCTAACAGTTTACTCGCGCGCAAGAGGAGAAAAGACAATGAGGGAAAGACTTGCAAACGAGCTGCTCGATGCTATTAACAACACCGGCGGATCTGTAAAGAAGAAAGACGATACCCATAAGATGGCAGAAGCTAATAAGGCTTTCGCACATTACAGATGGTAA
- the tuf gene encoding elongation factor Tu, whose protein sequence is MAKAKFERNKPHVNIGTIGHVDHGKTTLTAAITKVLAFQGKAKFEAYDMIDKAPEERERGITINTAHVEYETDKRHYAHVDCPGHADYVKNMITGAAQMDGAILVVSAADGPMPQTREHILLARQVGVPNIVVFLNKVDQVDDPELLDLVEMEVRELLSAYDFPGDDTPIIKGSALTALESTSTDPSAPEYAPILELMDAVDDYIPTPERNDNLPFLMPVEDVFTITGRGTVATGRVERGVLKMAEEVEIVGLMDAPKKTVVTGIEMFRKLLDFAEAGDNIGALLRGIQRNEIERGQVLAKPGSIKPHTKFKGQVIVLTKEEGGRHTPFFNNYRPQFYFRTTDVTGVVNLPEGVEMCMPGDNVTMDVELITPIAIEKGLRFAIREGGRTVGSGVVTEIEV, encoded by the coding sequence ATGGCAAAGGCTAAATTTGAAAGAAATAAACCCCACGTCAATATTGGCACGATTGGTCACGTTGACCATGGTAAAACTACTCTTACTGCGGCTATTACAAAGGTTCTTGCATTCCAGGGCAAGGCAAAGTTCGAAGCATATGATATGATCGACAAGGCGCCGGAAGAAAGAGAAAGAGGCATAACAATCAATACAGCTCACGTTGAGTATGAAACTGATAAAAGACACTATGCACACGTTGACTGCCCAGGACATGCTGACTATGTTAAGAACATGATCACCGGCGCAGCTCAGATGGACGGTGCTATACTAGTTGTTTCCGCAGCTGACGGCCCAATGCCTCAGACCCGTGAGCACATCCTGCTTGCCCGTCAGGTTGGCGTGCCGAACATTGTTGTTTTCTTAAATAAGGTTGACCAGGTTGACGATCCTGAGCTTCTTGATCTCGTTGAGATGGAAGTTCGCGAACTTCTTTCAGCTTATGATTTCCCTGGCGATGATACACCTATAATCAAAGGTTCCGCTCTTACAGCACTTGAGAGCACATCTACCGATCCGAGTGCTCCTGAATATGCTCCTATCCTTGAGCTTATGGATGCTGTTGATGATTATATCCCAACACCTGAAAGAAATGACAACCTGCCTTTCTTAATGCCTGTTGAGGACGTATTCACAATTACTGGTCGTGGCACTGTTGCTACCGGCAGAGTTGAGAGAGGCGTTCTTAAGATGGCAGAGGAAGTTGAAATCGTTGGTTTGATGGACGCTCCGAAGAAGACGGTTGTTACCGGTATCGAAATGTTCAGAAAACTGCTTGATTTCGCTGAAGCCGGTGATAACATCGGTGCTCTGCTTCGTGGTATTCAGAGAAACGAGATCGAAAGAGGACAGGTTCTTGCTAAACCAGGTAGCATTAAACCTCATACAAAATTTAAAGGTCAGGTTATCGTTCTTACTAAAGAAGAGGGCGGCAGACATACACCTTTCTTTAATAACTACAGACCTCAGTTCTATTTCAGAACTACAGACGTTACCGGCGTAGTTAATCTACCTGAAGGCGTTGAGATGTGCATGCCTGGCGATAACGTTACAATGGATGTAGAACTGATCACTCCTATCGCTATTGAAAAGGGTCTGCGGTTCGCTATCCGTGAGGGTGGCAGAACTGTTGGATCCGGCGTTGTTACTGAGATCGAAGTCTAA
- a CDS encoding homoserine dehydrogenase, with protein sequence MIQIAVLGHGIVGSGVLEVIMKNKDSIGVKAGEGINVKYILDLKEFPGLPYSDRFIKDYNVILNDPEISIVVEVMGGIHPAYDFTKAALEKGKSVVTSNKEVVAEKGGELLAIAKKNNLNYLFEASVGGGIPIIRPMSQCLAANRLSKISGILNGTTNYILTQMIKNNKTFDNALTEAQEKGYAERNPSADIEGKDACRKICILSSLAFGKHIYPDFVHTEGITSIKLADVKIAEDAGAVVKLIGCVEKLKNEKLSVIVAPFVVDSENPLSNVEDVFNGILVEGDATGDVMFYGKGAGKLPTASAVVADVIDCVKHIHARKYLSWEETTRDQAPELVEDYRNYIFSFMVRVKAEDIKPVKKLCEEIFPQMRAINSHDFGDDTFAFFTNEMKQSDFDTLFEKVKNYKGVKESSTLRVL encoded by the coding sequence ATGATTCAGATCGCAGTTTTAGGGCATGGTATTGTTGGTTCCGGCGTGCTTGAAGTTATAATGAAAAATAAAGATAGTATAGGCGTGAAGGCGGGAGAAGGAATTAATGTCAAGTATATACTCGACTTAAAAGAATTTCCGGGACTTCCGTACTCAGACAGGTTTATCAAGGATTATAACGTAATATTAAACGATCCGGAAATTTCTATTGTCGTTGAAGTAATGGGAGGTATCCACCCGGCATATGATTTTACAAAGGCGGCATTGGAAAAGGGCAAAAGCGTTGTAACTTCCAACAAAGAAGTGGTTGCGGAAAAGGGTGGAGAACTGCTTGCAATTGCCAAGAAAAACAACTTAAACTATCTTTTTGAGGCAAGCGTCGGCGGCGGGATTCCAATAATAAGACCGATGAGCCAATGCCTTGCTGCAAATCGTCTTTCGAAAATCAGCGGGATTTTAAATGGTACGACTAATTATATATTAACACAAATGATAAAAAATAATAAAACGTTTGATAACGCTTTGACTGAAGCTCAGGAAAAGGGTTATGCTGAGCGCAATCCTTCAGCTGATATTGAAGGAAAAGATGCGTGCCGTAAGATTTGCATTTTGTCATCACTCGCTTTTGGCAAGCATATTTACCCTGATTTTGTACACACGGAGGGTATTACTTCCATAAAGCTTGCGGATGTCAAAATCGCTGAGGACGCCGGAGCTGTCGTAAAACTTATTGGATGTGTTGAAAAACTTAAAAACGAGAAGCTTTCGGTTATAGTTGCTCCTTTTGTTGTTGACAGTGAAAACCCTCTTTCAAATGTTGAAGATGTTTTCAACGGAATACTAGTTGAGGGTGATGCTACAGGTGACGTTATGTTTTACGGAAAAGGCGCCGGAAAACTTCCTACTGCAAGTGCAGTCGTTGCTGACGTTATTGACTGCGTAAAGCATATACACGCAAGAAAATATCTTTCATGGGAGGAAACAACTAGAGATCAGGCGCCGGAACTTGTAGAGGATTACAGAAATTATATATTTTCATTTATGGTTAGGGTTAAGGCTGAAGATATAAAGCCTGTTAAAAAGCTTTGTGAAGAAATATTCCCGCAGATGCGAGCAATAAATTCACATGATTTTGGCGACGATACTTTTGCATTTTTTACAAACGAGATGAAACAATCCGATTTTGATACTCTCTTTGAGAAGGTAAAAAATTATAAAGGCGTGAAAGAGAGTTCTACTTTAAGAGTGCTGTAA
- a CDS encoding aspartate kinase, protein MSLIVQKFGGSSVANAERIMNVASIVTETYDAGNNVIVVVSAQGDTTDDLIAKANEINPDASRREMDVLLSTGEQISISLLAMAIEKLGYPVTSLTGWQIGMKTDSTYSNARIKQCDTERMKAELDNKHIVIAAGFQGINKYDDITTLGRGGSDTTAVAIAAVMHADLCQIYTDVDGVYTADPRKVPTAVKMDEITFDEMLELASLGAQVLHNRSVEMAKKYGVNLEVVSSLKRVPGTKVKEVVSMEKMLVRGVAKDEDVIRVSVLGVKDEPGIAFRLFSALSKKKVNVDIIIQSLGSDGKNDISFTISKNHLKDTLSVLDDLKGSIQAREFKYDENVAKVSIVGAGMVNNPGIAAMMFEALYDAGINIQMIATSEIKVSVLIEAGDADAAVRAIHDKFIK, encoded by the coding sequence ATGAGTCTTATCGTACAAAAATTCGGCGGTTCGTCTGTTGCCAACGCGGAGAGGATAATGAACGTTGCGAGTATAGTAACAGAAACGTATGACGCCGGAAACAATGTGATTGTTGTCGTCTCTGCTCAGGGCGATACGACTGACGACCTCATTGCAAAGGCAAATGAAATCAACCCTGATGCCTCTCGCAGAGAGATGGATGTACTGCTTTCAACAGGAGAACAGATTTCTATTTCTCTTCTTGCAATGGCAATTGAAAAGCTGGGCTATCCGGTTACATCTCTTACAGGATGGCAGATCGGAATGAAAACCGATTCAACATACAGCAACGCTCGTATTAAACAATGTGATACTGAGCGCATGAAAGCTGAATTAGATAATAAACATATAGTTATTGCGGCTGGTTTTCAGGGAATAAACAAATATGATGATATAACAACTCTCGGACGTGGAGGCTCAGATACCACTGCTGTAGCTATTGCGGCAGTTATGCACGCGGATCTTTGCCAAATATACACCGATGTAGACGGAGTTTATACGGCAGATCCGAGAAAGGTTCCCACAGCTGTAAAAATGGATGAGATCACGTTTGATGAAATGCTTGAACTTGCTTCTCTAGGGGCACAGGTGCTTCATAACAGATCAGTTGAAATGGCAAAGAAATACGGCGTTAATCTTGAGGTTGTATCAAGTTTAAAACGAGTACCAGGCACAAAAGTCAAGGAGGTTGTCAGTATGGAAAAAATGTTAGTAAGAGGCGTTGCAAAGGACGAAGATGTTATTCGCGTATCGGTGCTCGGTGTAAAGGATGAACCGGGTATTGCGTTCAGACTGTTTTCTGCACTTTCTAAGAAAAAGGTCAATGTTGATATTATTATCCAGTCACTTGGTTCTGACGGTAAGAATGACATAAGCTTTACAATAAGCAAAAATCATTTGAAGGATACATTAAGTGTTCTTGATGATTTAAAAGGCTCGATTCAGGCAAGAGAGTTCAAATATGATGAAAATGTAGCGAAAGTATCCATTGTGGGAGCGGGAATGGTCAACAATCCCGGAATAGCTGCGATGATGTTTGAGGCTCTGTATGATGCAGGAATTAATATTCAGATGATTGCGACAAGCGAAATCAAGGTCTCTGTTTTGATAGAAGCTGGGGATGCGGACGCTGCAGTCAGAGCTATACATGATAAGTTTATAAAGTAA
- the ytvI gene encoding sporulation integral membrane protein YtvI, with the protein MQHSYSDKKLKFIIDVIYLALVAGIVYLVFKYALAWILPFIIGFAVAAIISPLVRMLNRRAHIPKGLSSGLLVLGFFALVAFLIGQLVQRIAFELNNLVHDLPSISQNLLSIIDRLLEKFSNFSNLLPDNIADMLTSAINSSLSSLPDVVYKFVLMLGGGIKDFAISLPNVFIFILATIVSSILISSEYSYIKAFIYMQIPEKVRGIIFEAREHLVLTIFRMFRAYLIIIVVTFCELSVGFLIIGIEYAITLAFIIAIVDILPILGVGTVLVPWAVISLINGHYGLAISLLLIYGFVTAVRQAIEPKIVGNQIGLPPLVTLICIYVGLKIFGVLGMFIAPIFVIILCRLQDSGYFKLWTPLHRSKNKQEKT; encoded by the coding sequence ATGCAGCATTCTTACAGCGACAAGAAACTTAAATTTATTATAGACGTCATCTACCTTGCACTTGTTGCGGGCATTGTGTATTTAGTATTCAAATACGCGCTTGCTTGGATACTTCCGTTTATAATCGGGTTTGCAGTTGCTGCGATAATTTCTCCTCTTGTACGTATGCTAAACAGGCGAGCACATATACCAAAGGGGTTATCAAGCGGCCTGCTTGTATTGGGTTTTTTTGCCCTTGTGGCTTTTTTAATAGGTCAGTTAGTTCAGCGAATAGCTTTCGAGCTTAACAACCTTGTCCATGACCTTCCGTCAATTTCACAGAATCTGCTCAGCATCATTGACAGACTTTTGGAGAAGTTTAGTAACTTTTCAAACCTTTTGCCTGATAATATTGCGGACATGCTGACCTCTGCAATCAACTCCTCACTTTCATCTCTGCCGGACGTTGTATATAAATTTGTTTTGATGCTTGGTGGCGGAATAAAAGATTTTGCAATATCCCTTCCTAATGTATTTATTTTTATTTTAGCTACCATCGTTTCGTCTATCCTTATAAGCTCCGAGTATTCATACATTAAGGCATTTATTTATATGCAGATCCCCGAAAAGGTACGCGGAATTATATTTGAAGCGCGTGAGCATTTAGTCTTGACTATATTCCGTATGTTCAGAGCTTACTTGATTATAATTGTCGTTACATTCTGCGAGCTTTCGGTTGGATTTTTGATTATCGGCATTGAATATGCAATAACACTGGCATTTATTATCGCAATTGTTGATATTTTGCCAATACTTGGGGTTGGCACTGTATTAGTACCCTGGGCGGTCATCAGTCTTATAAACGGTCATTACGGTCTTGCAATTTCACTGCTGCTAATTTACGGGTTTGTAACTGCGGTCCGTCAGGCAATTGAGCCGAAAATCGTTGGAAATCAGATCGGTCTTCCTCCCCTTGTAACACTAATTTGTATTTATGTCGGCTTAAAGATCTTTGGCGTTCTAGGCATGTTTATCGCACCTATATTTGTGATTATACTATGCAGGCTTCAGGATTCTGGATACTTTAAGTTATGGACACCGCTTCACCGATCAAAAAATAAACAAGAAAAAACTTAA
- the rpsL gene encoding 30S ribosomal protein S12 produces the protein MMTFNQLVKNGRETSFKKSTAPALQRGFNTLKKKATDQSSPQKRGVCTAVKTMTPKKPNSALRKMARVRLSNGTEVSAYIPGVGHNLQEHSVVLIRGGRVKDLPGVRYHIIRGTLDAQGVDKRRQGRSKYGAKRPKAGAAK, from the coding sequence ATGATGACATTCAATCAGCTGGTCAAAAACGGAAGAGAGACTTCGTTTAAAAAGTCAACCGCACCGGCTCTTCAGAGAGGATTTAACACCTTAAAGAAGAAAGCAACAGACCAGTCGTCACCGCAAAAGAGAGGCGTGTGCACGGCCGTTAAGACCATGACACCTAAAAAGCCTAACTCAGCGCTCAGAAAGATGGCAAGAGTTCGTCTGTCCAACGGGACAGAGGTTTCAGCTTACATCCCTGGCGTAGGTCATAACCTGCAGGAGCATAGTGTTGTTCTGATCAGAGGCGGAAGAGTTAAAGACCTTCCTGGTGTTCGTTACCACATCATCAGAGGAACACTTGATGCGCAGGGTGTTGACAAGAGAAGACAGGGCCGCTCTAAATACGGCGCTAAACGTCCCAAAGCTGGGGCTGCGAAGTAA
- the thrB gene encoding homoserine kinase, giving the protein MIKVRVPATSANFGPGFDSIGLALSLYNTVEMEEWDSVLIESDDEIKITSENENLVVQTMKDFYKVAGKKFTGIHIIQKSDIPMTRGLGSSSACVIAGLYGANALLGSPMTELELIDHAVEIEGHPDNVVPAAVGGFTVSTVDEGKTHFIKTEIGDEINFAVFVPDFEMKTSFARKILPSSVSLEDTIFNLSHAALAASAFIKKDYSLLKYAVSDKLHEPYRLPLIHGADDIISMAKDLGAYATYLSGAGSSIISVVSSNDTRFEQKASAFLKNSESLFNVAMLRPDNQGAAIL; this is encoded by the coding sequence ATGATTAAGGTTCGGGTGCCGGCAACCAGTGCAAATTTCGGACCGGGTTTTGACAGTATAGGTTTAGCGCTTTCTTTATATAACACTGTTGAAATGGAAGAATGGGACAGTGTATTGATTGAATCAGACGATGAAATTAAAATAACCTCTGAAAATGAAAATCTCGTTGTTCAGACGATGAAAGATTTTTATAAGGTTGCCGGAAAGAAATTCACTGGCATCCATATTATACAAAAAAGTGATATTCCTATGACGAGAGGACTTGGAAGTAGTTCGGCATGTGTAATAGCAGGTCTTTATGGCGCTAACGCGCTGCTCGGCTCACCAATGACCGAACTGGAGCTTATCGACCATGCAGTAGAAATAGAAGGACATCCAGATAATGTTGTTCCGGCTGCAGTCGGCGGATTTACTGTCTCAACGGTTGACGAAGGCAAAACTCATTTTATAAAAACAGAAATCGGGGATGAGATAAATTTTGCAGTTTTTGTCCCGGATTTTGAAATGAAAACTTCATTTGCTCGAAAGATCTTGCCGTCAAGTGTTTCACTCGAAGATACTATCTTTAATCTTTCCCATGCTGCGCTTGCGGCGTCGGCTTTTATTAAAAAAGATTATAGCCTGCTGAAATACGCTGTTTCTGACAAACTGCATGAACCTTATCGTCTTCCACTGATACACGGAGCAGATGATATCATATCAATGGCAAAAGATCTCGGCGCATATGCAACCTATCTAAGCGGAGCCGGCTCTTCCATTATATCCGTTGTTTCGTCCAACGATACGCGCTTTGAACAGAAAGCGTCTGCTTTTTTGAAAAACAGCGAGTCGCTTTTTAATGTTGCTATGTTAAGACCTGATAATCAGGGAGCAGCGATTTTGTAA
- a CDS encoding ACT domain-containing protein: MSRDKGTYYLIEASVLPPVYMKVIEVKELLAKGGARTINEAAEKVGISRSAFYKYKDFVFPFFEKTKDKVITLTAILRNETGALSRMLSFFATNGCNILTINQSIPSNGVAPVSISFETGKMNISIDEMLKMLRAVTGVLEASVVGSE; encoded by the coding sequence GTGAGCCGTGATAAGGGAACATATTATCTCATAGAAGCATCCGTTTTACCGCCTGTTTATATGAAAGTCATTGAGGTCAAGGAACTGCTTGCAAAAGGCGGTGCCAGAACTATAAACGAGGCTGCCGAAAAAGTTGGCATTTCCCGGAGCGCATTTTATAAATATAAGGACTTTGTTTTCCCATTCTTTGAAAAGACTAAGGATAAGGTAATAACGCTTACCGCAATTCTTAGAAATGAAACTGGTGCCTTATCCAGAATGCTTTCTTTTTTCGCGACAAACGGCTGCAATATTTTAACGATTAACCAAAGCATCCCGTCTAACGGCGTTGCGCCGGTATCCATATCATTTGAAACGGGAAAAATGAATATCAGTATAGATGAAATGCTGAAAATGCTAAGAGCTGTTACAGGAGTGCTGGAAGCGTCCGTAGTTGGAAGCGAATAA